CCAAAGCGTCGTCGTTGCTCCGGCTGATGGAACCGTCATTGCACGCGCTGCTGACAACGGTCAATACGTAAATAAAGGCACGGAAATCCTCACATTGGCAAATTTGGACCATTTGCTGATCGAAGCCGATATTAATGAGTCCGATGTGAACAAGCTGGGGCTAGGACAGAGCGCTGTCATCGAAGGAACCACGCTGGGCAAACAAAAGCTGAACGCTAAAGTGTCCCGCATCGCTCCGATTGCGACGACGACGCAGAGCAGCTCTGGTCAAGGAGAAAAGACGCGTGTCAAAGTCACTCTGGAGCCTACCTCCAGTGAACTCGCAGCCCTGAAACCGGGCTTTCACGTCGATATCAACATCACCGTCGAAAAAATCGAGAATGCCCTGCAAGTACCCATCGAGTCCATCCAGCAGGATACGGATGGCAGCACGTTCGTCTGGGTAGCTGCGAACGGCGCAGCCAAAAAGCAAAAAGTCGAAACCGGCATGGAAAACGAACTCTTTTCCCATATTCGCAGCGGTCTGAACGGCGACGAGCAAATCATCCTAAGCCCATCCGATGGAATGGCAGAAGGAACTCCTGTCATGCCGATGTCTGGCTCAGCACCGATGGGCATGTAACCACTTTGCAAGGAAAGGAGGTCAGCCGACAATGCTACACGTGGAAGGCTTGACGAAATCATACAAGACGGGAGATTCGACTCTGCCCATCTTAAAAGGCGTCTCCTTGCTAGTGGAAAAAGGAGAATTTGTCGCGATCATGGGACCATCGGGGTCAGGTAAATCGACCTTCATGAACATGCTCGGCTGTCTGGACCGACCAGATAGCGGTACGTACATGCTCGATGGGCTCGAAATCAGCAGTCTTAAGGATAAGCAGCTGGCACTTGTCCGAAATCAAAAGATTGGGTTTGTCTTTCAGTCCTTTAATTTATTGGCACGCTCCACCTCTCTGCATAATGTAGAGCTACCAATGATGTACGCCAACATCAGTCGAACAGAACGGCGCAATCGGGCCACAGAAGCACTGAAACGGGTCGGCTTAGCAGAGCGCATTCATCACAAGCCTACACAGCTTTCTGGTGGACAAAAGCAGCGGGTCGCCATTGCACGCGCACTCGTGAATCGCCCCGCGATCTTGCTGGCGGACGAACCGACCGGTAACCTCGACAGTCGGTCCGGTACTGAAATCATGGCGATGTTTCAGGAGCTTCACGAGCAAGGCGTCACTATCATCCTGGTTACGCACGAGATGGACATCGCTCAGCACGCCCAACGGATTGTGACATTTAAAGACGGTATTATCATCCGAGACGAACGCGTTACAGATCGGTTGTTTGCCTCTGCGTCTGACGAGGTGATCGTAACATGAATTTACTGGAGAGCTTCTACACCGCCATCGAAGGCATCTGGGCCAACAAAATGCGCTCCGGTCTTACCATGCTGGGCATTATTATCGGGATTACGTCCGTTATCGCCGTCACGACGCTCGGGGAAGGCGGACAAAAAGCCATCAACCAGGAAATGGATAAGTTTGGGAAGTTCACTTTCAACGTCTACACGAACTGGGAAAGCAAGGAAGAGTCCTCGTCTGACGATCTGACGGTAGAAGATACAGAGGTCCTCGGTAAGATCAGTCCGGCAATTGAATACATCGTCCCATACAACTCCAGCACGGTCGAAATGAAGGGTCCCAAAAAGGAAGAACGAGTCAATATTACGGCTACCACTCCTGACTACTTCGCCATGCAAACGACGATGAAAGTAGCCAAGGGACGCTTTTTCAATGAGACAGACGACAAGGAACAGCGCGCTGTCATCGTACTCGAGGATGCGCTGGGTAAAAAGCTGTTCGGGCAAATGAATCCGCTCGGTCAACGCGTACGCTGGGGCAACAACTCTCTCGTCGTCATCGGTACGTATACGGAAGAAAAATTCAAGTTTGATATGGGTGCGCAATCCTTTGGTGCTTATGTACCCATCCGTTATCAGCTGAGCTTGCTAGAAGAGCCGTACGTGCAAATGTTCATGGGTAAGGCCAAGGACAAAGAGTCCATCCAGCCTGCCATGCAGCAGACGACGCAATATTTGGCACGCAAGCACCAGAAGCAGGATCACTATATGGCCCGCAGCATGCAAGAGTCTGTCGATCAGTTTAATCAGCTGACAGGTACACTCACGATGATCTTTAGTGTCATCGCAGGAATCTCACTAGTAGTCGGTGGGGTGGGCGTCATGAACATCATGCTCGTCTCTGTCACCGAGCGGACCCGTGAGATCGGAATTCGCAAGGCATTGGGGGCACGAAGGCAAGACATCCTCATCCAGTTTTTGATCGAGTCGGTCATCGTCTGCCTCATCGGTGGCTTGATCGGAGTATTGTTCGGTCTGGGGATCGCTGCTCTGATTTCCCACTTTGCCAATTTACCGCCGCTTCTGTCCTGGAACAGTGTCATTATCGCTTTCGCCTTTTCCAGCGCGATCGGGATCTTCTTTGGTCTCTATCCAGCGAATAAAGCCGCCAAGCTGGATCCGATTGAAGCATTGCGCTACGAGTAAGTTGGCGTAAGAAAACCTCTATCGAGGCATGTTCATGGAGGAGCGACCGCGTTTAAGCTTAAAGTTATTCTTGCTGAATCAGGCGGATTCTCAAAGAAGTGTTATACTTTCTGATTCAGTAAGAAAAACGTGGATATTGTGCCCGCGTCCTTTGGTTTGGTGGAAAATCAAACGGTGGTGGAGGGAAGGAAAAAAGGGAAAACACTACAGCGATAGGGACACTGGCGCAACCATTTGGACAATAAGCTTTCCCCCTTGAATAACTAAAAAGGTGGCTAGAATCCACAAAAGCTCGCAGGAGAAGCAGGTTTCCAGGCGGAGCGACCCCGGAACCCAGCTTAGCGGAACAACGAATTCACGGGATCAAGAAGCGGTACCTCTGATTTCCCCTACGTAGCGGCTACTACTTTACCGCTTCCCCGTGAATCGTTGTGGAGCGGACAGTCTAATCTTCTTCGCAGGGTGTAGGCTGGAGCGCAGATCGGAAATTTGCTTCTCTCCACCCCGGCTATGTAAATAAGCCCATACCACAAAAAACAAGCACCTGCCGCCAATCGCTGCAGGTGCTTGTTTACGTTGGTACTGTATCCGTCATCAGCTTCAAAAGAAAAAACAGCGCAATCCCCGCGACTGCCACCGTCCACCAAAGCGGTTTGCTATCCATTTTGCCCGTCTTGTAAATGCCGATCAGCTTCCAGGTGCCCACGGCCACGCAGAGGAGACTGATCAGGAGCAGGATTGTCCCCATGATCTCCCTCCCTTCCCTCTCCTAGCTATATGGGAAGGGGAGAAAAAAAATCACTCCTTTGGCACATCCTTTTTTCCTAAACGGTTCAAGACAGCTCGTCCTCTTTGCTTGATCGACTCGTCTGATACGGTGAGCTCACGCTTTTTCATCATGCCATTTTTCGAAGTATCCGGTCGGTCGTTTTGCTTTCCCTCACGCATCAGCTGTATTTGCCTTTGCCTTTTTTCTCATAGTCATCGAGCAGCTCGCCAAAGCTTTTGTTCTTTTCGCGTTCTTCCTGCTCACGGCGTTTTTTCTCGGCTGCTTCCTGCGCTTGTCGCTCGCTCTCGGCCTTCATATCTTTTTCCAGCTGCTTTAATTTTCCAAGCGCATCGGCATTCAGCATTTCTTTTACGTTCAGACCACTTTTTGCTTCTGTGGCTGCTGCCGCCTCATGTGACGGACGCTGCGGCTTGCGTTGCTGTTTTTTGGCCATCTGATTCCCAACCCTTTCTGTATCCTTATAATGCCCTCATTCAATGCCATCTGTCTGGTCATACTATTTGCATCCGACATGAAAGAGGAGGTAATAACATGGTACGTAACAAGGCGAAAGACTTTGGCAAAACCGCTGAAATCCGCGGACCAAAGGCTCAATCCGAAGCCGTACGTTCTGACGGCTCCATTAATAGTGAACCACAAGAGCGGTTAAAAGAAAACCGTTGATCACGCAAAACAGACCAAACCGCCGTTCCTATTGGACTCGGCGGTTTTTCTTAGAGACGCTCTGTTCCCTTGCTTTTCGGATCACTCGTTCCTGCTTGATCAACGTGAGTTTGTCGTCAAACTGGAAGCGGCACCCTTTTCGCCACAGCCTTTTTGCCAAATCCCGTTCCATCTCAAGCCGCGGCAATTCCTTGCACCTTCCCATTCGAAAAAGATTGTCGCGAAGAATGGAGACATGCTGGGTCTGAAATAACGTCCAAGGCGATCGATGGTGCTCCAGCCGCGGACCGTATTTTTGTCGAATCGCATGACGCTTCTCTGCTTCCGGGCATGGTAATCCTATGTGAAAAGGCAGTCCTCCAACAATCTGACTTTCCTCCAGCAAAGGAACCGTGCAATGCTGCGTATAGGGCCGTTTGATATGTGGGTATTGTACCAGCCATTCCCTGCACTCCTGCTGCTGGATGGGGCTGAAATCGGGTTCGTAGACTGAATAGATGCGCTTGGTCCCGAGACCCAACAAGACCAGCTCACCGGAATGATCATGGGCATGCTGATGAACGCCAATGAATTCCCGCGGTACGATCATGTTGCAGGACAGTAGAATGATCAGTTCTCCACTCGCCTGCGCGAGCCCGGTATTGAGCAGGTGGTAATACGGCATTCGTCTGCGGAATCGGACGACTCGCAGCGGATAATGGGCATGAAACCGCTCGATTCTTTCTGCAATTCCGTCACAGGATGCATTGTCAATCACGATCACTTCGAATTCTTCAAATGCCGTGAATTGCAAATTCAGGCTAAACAAGGTGTACAGGAGCTGATCGGCTGCATCTCTGACCGGAATGACGACACTGGTAAGCATCGGATCTCCCCCTTTTTATAATGTATGCCACCAAGCCATAGTTGGGCTGGGCGCACAAGGTATAAGGGGATTGGTCTTGATGCATCTTATCTAAAGAAGCCTTCCCACAAAGGAGGTCCTACTGATGGACAAAGACAAACGGGAAACGAAAGAAACGGAGAATATCGCCATCGACGGTACGCTGCCACACCAAATCAGCGCCCCGGACTTCAAAAACTCGTCTCGCTCGATCCAAAAGCCGTTCGTCAACGAATTTGGCGTCGTGATCGGAGACAGCTTTTACGATTCGCAGGAGTCTCCCATCAACAGCTGGAGTACAGAAACGGATCCTTCCATCATGTCGGGGGATCAGTGGGTACATCCGACCAACGACATTGGCTGGAACTCGTATGAAAATAGAGAAATGCTGGAGGACAAACCGTTTGTTGGAGCCCGTTTTTCACACCCTACCCATGATGTGAGCAAGGGCAAAGACTAACGTTTCCTCCCTATGTAAAAAGCCCATTCGGTGCAGTCTCAATTGCCGGATGGGCTATTCGTTTGTGGTACAATGGGCGATAACGAGATGAGAGGAGCATACCCATGAGTATCACGCTTACAATCGAGCCAGCATTCGCTCTCGCTTATCAACGCTATGCTGAATTTGCTCCAGGTGACGTCCTGCGTCTGTACGTTCGGACGAGTGGTCCTGGCACAGGCGGCTTATTTTATGCCATTGAAAAAGATGAAGTTATGCAAGACGATGCGGTTTTTGAAAGTGAAGGGCTGCGTTTTGTCATTCGTCCAAACGACTTTTGGTACTTTGACGGCGGACAGCTCAGCTATAACCCCTCGTATGGTGAATACGGCTTTTCCTTTTCCAATCCTCGCTTGGAAGACTAGACTCCTTTGCATGTGACCACTCTCGAAGCGAAACCATCAAGAAACTTTTCCTTAGGATAGTCGTATACATCAAAGACTGCGATGACGTATGGGAGGAACCCTGATGAAAAAAAGCCGTTCGGTCCTCTTGGCCATCGGTGCCTTTTTATTGACCAATTTAAAATGGTTGCTGGGAATTCTGAAGTTTTCCAAATTCGGCACGACCCTGCTGTCGATGATTATCAGCCTCTGGGCTTATGCTGTTTTTTACGGATGGAAATTCGCAGCTGCACTGGTGTATCTGATCTTTGTTCATGAAATGGGGCATGTCATAGCCGCCAAACGAAAAGGGATCGCTACGTCCCCCGCTGTCTTTATTCCATTTGCCGGGGCGTTTATTTCCATGAAGGACACTCCTAGAGACGCTAGCACAGAGGCCTACCTCGCCTACGGTGGCCCGCTCGCTGGTATGATTGCCTTCTTGCCCGCTCTGCCGCTCTATTGGTGGACGCACGATCCGTTTTGGGCATTGGTGATTTATCTCGGCGCTTTGCTCAATCTGTTCAACCTGATGCCGATTTCACCCCTGGACGGCGGACGCATCGTCTCTGTTCTCTCCACCAAGATATGGTTCATCGGTTTGGTCGGGCTAGGAGTGATGCTGTTTTCGAATCCTGGGCCGCTCATGGTCTTCATTTTCATCATCGGGCTGATCACCTGGTGGAGCCGATTACGCGAGGGCTACCAGCACCAAGTCCTCCAGTATGAACGGGAGCATCTACATGGCTTCCTGTATGAGATCGCACAGTGGCCACATCTGGAATCGTCCTGGAACAAACGAGTCGAGTTGAACCAGGAAATCGACCTCTTGGAAAAGACGGAGCCGCCAA
This is a stretch of genomic DNA from Brevibacillus choshinensis. It encodes these proteins:
- a CDS encoding ABC transporter ATP-binding protein, with the protein product MLHVEGLTKSYKTGDSTLPILKGVSLLVEKGEFVAIMGPSGSGKSTFMNMLGCLDRPDSGTYMLDGLEISSLKDKQLALVRNQKIGFVFQSFNLLARSTSLHNVELPMMYANISRTERRNRATEALKRVGLAERIHHKPTQLSGGQKQRVAIARALVNRPAILLADEPTGNLDSRSGTEIMAMFQELHEQGVTIILVTHEMDIAQHAQRIVTFKDGIIIRDERVTDRLFASASDEVIVT
- a CDS encoding ABC transporter permease, encoding MNLLESFYTAIEGIWANKMRSGLTMLGIIIGITSVIAVTTLGEGGQKAINQEMDKFGKFTFNVYTNWESKEESSSDDLTVEDTEVLGKISPAIEYIVPYNSSTVEMKGPKKEERVNITATTPDYFAMQTTMKVAKGRFFNETDDKEQRAVIVLEDALGKKLFGQMNPLGQRVRWGNNSLVVIGTYTEEKFKFDMGAQSFGAYVPIRYQLSLLEEPYVQMFMGKAKDKESIQPAMQQTTQYLARKHQKQDHYMARSMQESVDQFNQLTGTLTMIFSVIAGISLVVGGVGVMNIMLVSVTERTREIGIRKALGARRQDILIQFLIESVIVCLIGGLIGVLFGLGIAALISHFANLPPLLSWNSVIIAFAFSSAIGIFFGLYPANKAAKLDPIEALRYE
- a CDS encoding YqkE family protein, which codes for MAKKQQRKPQRPSHEAAAATEAKSGLNVKEMLNADALGKLKQLEKDMKAESERQAQEAAEKKRREQEEREKNKSFGELLDDYEKKGKGKYS
- the sspK gene encoding small acid-soluble spore protein K, with translation MVRNKAKDFGKTAEIRGPKAQSEAVRSDGSINSEPQERLKENR
- a CDS encoding glycosyltransferase family 2 protein, coding for MLTSVVIPVRDAADQLLYTLFSLNLQFTAFEEFEVIVIDNASCDGIAERIERFHAHYPLRVVRFRRRMPYYHLLNTGLAQASGELIILLSCNMIVPREFIGVHQHAHDHSGELVLLGLGTKRIYSVYEPDFSPIQQQECREWLVQYPHIKRPYTQHCTVPLLEESQIVGGLPFHIGLPCPEAEKRHAIRQKYGPRLEHHRSPWTLFQTQHVSILRDNLFRMGRCKELPRLEMERDLAKRLWRKGCRFQFDDKLTLIKQERVIRKAREQSVSKKNRRVQ
- a CDS encoding DUF3905 domain-containing protein, whose translation is MDKDKRETKETENIAIDGTLPHQISAPDFKNSSRSIQKPFVNEFGVVIGDSFYDSQESPINSWSTETDPSIMSGDQWVHPTNDIGWNSYENREMLEDKPFVGARFSHPTHDVSKGKD
- a CDS encoding iron-sulfur cluster biosynthesis family protein, with product MSITLTIEPAFALAYQRYAEFAPGDVLRLYVRTSGPGTGGLFYAIEKDEVMQDDAVFESEGLRFVIRPNDFWYFDGGQLSYNPSYGEYGFSFSNPRLED
- a CDS encoding site-2 protease family protein is translated as MKKSRSVLLAIGAFLLTNLKWLLGILKFSKFGTTLLSMIISLWAYAVFYGWKFAAALVYLIFVHEMGHVIAAKRKGIATSPAVFIPFAGAFISMKDTPRDASTEAYLAYGGPLAGMIAFLPALPLYWWTHDPFWALVIYLGALLNLFNLMPISPLDGGRIVSVLSTKIWFIGLVGLGVMLFSNPGPLMVFIFIIGLITWWSRLREGYQHQVLQYEREHLHGFLYEIAQWPHLESSWNKRVELNQEIDLLEKTEPPKGYLVPFVQDEKRFKRDRLRLDKVYMHRKWDLFKQWEREPVLFIDGNPFQPAPSTVLAEAEQKAMQRLAEVDEQMHRLTTYYTAPASTKWKVLVAYLALAAVLSAFFMYGQQLLGR